The Toxoplasma gondii ME49 chromosome XII, whole genome shotgun sequence genome includes a region encoding these proteins:
- a CDS encoding hypothetical protein (encoded by transcript TGME49_217750) — MLEILQGRGRIPGRSENGRKRRHSVCRRSPAVFTCLPLCVPAEASRPSVSVDTPSPMGLVPVSSAPLRRRGELRAACIVPESRQRTVCTAPSYRRKKHVNACKSLSRDPAPSPGLPVVCYRRFRLLNLCRQQTASCTTLWGSIPDSAMYGKIERGL; from the coding sequence ATGCTCGAGATATTGCAGGGGAGAGGGCGGATTccggggagaagcgagaatgGTCGAAAGAGACGCCATAGTGTGTGCCGTCGGTCTCCGGCTGTCTTCACATGCTTGCCGTTGTGCGTCCCTGCTGAGGCCTCGCGCCccagcgtctctgtcgatACGCCGAGCCCGATGGGTCTTGTCCCCGTTTCTTCCGCCCCACTgaggagacgaggcgagCTCCGAGCGGCGTGTATAGTTCCTGAAAGCCGACAAAGAACCGTGTGTACAGCGCCATCTTATCGCCGAAAAAAACATGTCAACGCGTGCAAAAGCCTTTCGAGGGATCCCGCTCCAAGCCCCGGCCTTCCCGTAGTGTGCTACCGTCGCTTCCGGTTGCTCAATCTCTGCAGACAGCAGACAGCCAGTTGTACCACTCTGTGGGGAAGTATACCCGACTCAGCTATGTATGGTAAGATTGAGCGTGGACTATGA
- a CDS encoding hypothetical protein (encoded by transcript TGME49_217726): MYTFRFNAFFPTASFFSGPYARIPQPSPQEIPIGVIVLRVSACFPEEETIELRVAYSCESFCGRTADMGPIPQ, from the exons ATGTATACATTCAGATTTAATGCGTTTTTTCCGACTGCGTCTTTTTTCAGTGG GCCGTACGCTCGAATCCCCCAGCCGAGTCCCCAGGAGATCCCCATCGGAGTTATCGTTTTGCGGGTCTCTGCATGTTttcctgaagaagagacgatcGAACTGAGGGTGGCTTACAGCTGCGAGTCTTTCTGTGGCCGGACTGCCGACATGG GTCCCATCCC gcAGTAA
- a CDS encoding hypothetical protein (encoded by transcript TGME49_217730) yields the protein MTRQRRRHPSSSPSSSPSSSASSSFSSSSVFSSTSPSSSPRRSPSTPARRLGAGAPRKTQNPYSNRNRVCPLHSLFLEDYEAGRGAGASDGDNPRRGRLRQSTRFGATSVACSCAVGVPPNELTRRRSSRLASQHTFSASPPSHPAVSHPAVSHPAVSCGLIPSHALASLSGRRRSSPSPQRCQVRSLSSASSSQLTRKKSGRGLTTQETAPRAAAGSRNAAGRHGEAGEASDVADERLAEAGRSRVRGRNCLRRNETVPRGEQGERRKKARSLRTCAAASVFQRFSLAQAACITAGVGNAKEGVRPWTDLGPGGDDSPRLSAARRGRGDAWGRRRGSASVRTPRRQSRRPDQGKLGRDAQRAQARSPGTRSPEDCSRDEAGEWREDGEHAEDVARREKRSRDLLSTETTHGRVHVLKECHYYEALESSSSGDESRRWRGSRTSRENHKVASEKRISHPALLSPSCVSGASRVGQIAGAACRRGMRLVQLSRRARRWMTRKWRVVRDACHSRALLQHYSTFGPSFAFRLRDVIAEFAAREAGGDAAPGRSSRFDPVSSTISAVDVWGASLSPPVGEVECAPRLCLGTNTGRLFLLELLPSLRSEGIRTRDRRDARYRRDARDRQKTEASKRGRASGGESGADDAVAGEADSEDARACPSCPKAHRQHATFDSPRECVCGREKVRSVPQMSTMWVHTNLVTGVRFLDPRVDVSSLYHGAACESPHAAPASPSEVCDRWREDLPALSSLFVASTSLSGVCRISDWTKEVPNLTSVQHNAPLTALAVGVSLASFQSPSPLVYVGDDRGEMLFWDCRERPRLHSLARQAFLVPFLPGVDPPSEVQRVVPLPRECTVVPANSAVAEGFSRRSVAGHVTDAFLRQVPSYAPEIVAELAAPRPRRPREACALFYNWTASARFPGEVKSLSVHPDNPHVVAASHKEGMLVVWDMRRGFSDVDPLLTLNPRLEFQCSFSVDGRRVLCSGPENFAYFVENLWSAGDQLLRVSDICYNLTAPNHNYNMASPPYMRLLPQAEKFLPESPDAGNCCRRSAASSSASALSPAASASGGSVGDTTPFGRRSWPGGESDGSWQLETADDAHSASYPSRLSRNLSSSADEETDASLLRARQPSTQPLFWMSLAGLWPWTTPSKEANDANDPPLPVSLPGSEQTRRLDTKARLQRPGVQPHRVPCTSSAAEACLGTSRTVLENCRALFREATQGAKDEWKADFEDGDPVRLCSGVDDDSSAYPPDCRATWHPTCSRVFAAINRRGFGIFAVDEFCQRNRCDPRTRYIEFENPPDADFSFVHFVPFYDMIVAASDNGSVWIWTPQCCQSEASRRDIFKKADESVELCPSLY from the exons ATGACCCGTCAGAGACGCCGGcatccttcttcctctccttcctcctctccatcttcctctgcgtcgtcatccttctcttcttcttctgtcttttcctctacctccccttcgtcgtctcctcgtcgttcCCCCTCCACGCCGGCGCGGCGTCTCGGCGCTGGGGCTCCACGCAAGACTCAAAATCCGTACAGCAACAGAAACCGAGTCTGTCCACTTCattcgctcttcctcgaagACTATGAAGCTGGACGCGGCGCTGGAGCCTCTGACGGCGACAACccacgaagaggcagacTGCGCCAGAGCACACGATTCGGCGCGACAtctgtcgcatgcagttgcgcGGTTGGAGTGCCGCCGAATGAACTCACCCGCCGCCGgtcttctcgtctcgctTCCCAGCATaccttctctgcctctccaccctctcatcctgctgtctctcatcctgctgtctctcatcctgctgtctcttgtggtCTCATTCCTTCACATGCgcttgcgtctctgtctgggcggcgccgctcttctccgtcccCCCAGCGCTGTCAggtgcgttctctctcgtctgcctcgaGTTCTCAGCTCACGCGGAAGAAGTCGGGGAGGGGACTGACGActcaggagacagcgccgcGCGCGGCCGCCGGCAGCCGAAACGCAGCTGGGCGCCACGGCGAAGCCGGTGAAGCCTCAGACGTCGCGGACGAGAGACTGGCAGAGGCGGGCAGGAGCCGTGTGCGGGGCCGCAACTGTCtccgaagaaacgagacCGTCCCACGAGGAGAGCAAGGGGAgcgcagaaagaaagcgagatCGCTGCGTACCTGTGCGGCAGCCTCCGTATTTCAGCGGTTTTCGCTGGCGCAGGCAGCATGCATCACCGCCGGAGTGGGAAATGCGAAGGAAGGCGTGAGGCCTTGGACGGACCTAGGACCAGGAGGCGACGACTCTCCGCGCCTGTCGGCGGCTCGTCGAGGTCGTGGAGACGCATGGGGACGGAGGAGAGGCTCCGCCTCCGTGCGAACTCCCAGACGTCAAAGCCGGAGACCTGACCAAGGAAAACTCGGACGCGACGCGCAGCGAGCACAAGCGAGGAGTCCAGGCACACGCTCCCCTGAAgactgcagcagagacgaagcgggCGAGTGgcgcgaagacggagagcatgcagaagacgtcgcgagaagggagaagagatcGCGGGACCTTCtttcgacagagacgacgcacGGTCGAGTGCATGTCCTCAAGGAGTGTCACTATTACGAAGCTCTGGAGTCCTCGTCGTCGGGGGACGAGAGCCGACGCTGGCGAGGCTCCAGAACTTCGAGGGAAAACCACAAAGTCGCTTCAGAGAAGCGGATCTCGCACCCAGCTCTCTTGTCGCCTTCCTGCGTTTCGGGTGCTTCGCGAGTGGGCCAAATCGCCGGCGCCGCATGTCGACGAGGCATGCGGCTGGTGCAGCTCTCCCGGCGAGCTCGTAG GTGGATGACCCGCAAGTGGCGAGTGGTTCGCGACGCATGCCACAGTCGAGCGCTGCTTCAGCACTACAGTACATTCGGCCCCAGTTTCgcttttcgccttcgcgaCGTGATCGCAGAGTTCGCAGCGCGAGAGGCTGGGGGAGACGCGGCGCCGGGGCGGAGCTCTCGATTCGACCCTGTCTCCTCTACGATCTCCGCAGTCGACGTGTGGGGTGCcagcctgtctcctccggtGGGGGAAGTGGAGTGTGCGCCTCGACTCTGCCTAGGGACCAACACCGGCAggttgtttcttctcgagcttCTGCCGTCGCTCCGATCTGAAGGGATCCGCACTCGTGATAGGCGCGACGCGAGGTACAGGCGAGatgcgagagacaggcaaaaAACCGAGGCCTCGAAGCGCGGCCGTGCTTCAGGAGGAGAGTCGGGGGCCGATGACGCCGTCGCAGGCGAAgccgacagcgaagacgcgagagccTGCCCGAGTTGCCCCAAGGCACATCGACAGCATGCGACGTTCGATTCGCCGCGGGAGTGCGTATGTGGACGCGAGAAAGTTCGCTCAGTTCCGCAGATGTCGACGATGTGGGTGCACACGAACCTCGTCACGGGTGTTCGGTTCCTCGACCCTCGCGTCGATGTCTCTTCGCTGTACCACGGTGCTGCCTGCGAGTCTCCGCATGCGGCTCCTGCGAGCCCCAGCGAAGTCTGCGACAGGTGGCGCGAGGACTTGCCGgcgctctcgtctctcttcgtcgcctcaaCGTCGCTTTCTGGCGTCTGCCGAATCAGTGACTGGACGAAAGAAGTTCCGAACCTCACATCTGTGCAACATAACGCCCCTCTGACTGCCCTCGCAG ttggaGTTTCGCTCGCTTCGTTTcagtctccctcgcctctggTGTACGTGGGCGACGACCGCGGCGAGATGTTGTTCTGGGATTGTCGAGAACGCCCGCGACTCCACTCTCTCGCGCGGCAAGCCTTTCTCGTTCCCTTCCTTCCGGGCGTCGATCCCCCCTCCGAGGTGCAGCGCGTCGTTCCTCTCCCTAGAGAGTGCACGGTCGTTCCTGCGAACTCTGCAGTGGCGGAAGGCTTCTCCCGGCGATCTGTGGCTGGACATGTCACGGACGCGTTTCTGCGGCAGGTCCCTTCCTACGCGCCTGAGATCGTAGCCGAACTCGCGGCGCCGCGGCCTAGGCGCCCGCGTGAAGCCTGCGCTCTCTTTTATAACTGGACGGCGTCAGCGAGGTTTCCAGGCGAAGTCAAGAGCTTATCTGTCCACCCAGACAACCCTCACGTCGTTGCTGCGTCTCACAAGGAAGGCATGCTCGTCGTATGGGACATGCGCAG GGGATTCAGCGATGTCGATCCGCTCCTCACCCTCAATCCCCGCCTCGAGTTCCAGTGCTCCTTTTCCGTGGACGGTCGCCGCGTCTTGTGCAGCGGGCCGGAGAACTTCGCGTACTTCGTGGAGAATCTGTGGAGTGCTGGCGATCAGCTCCTGCGTGTCAGTGACATCTGCTACAACCTCACGGCGCCAAACCATAATTACAACATGG CGTCCCCGCCCTACATGCGCCTGCTGCCCCAAGCGGAAAAATTTCTCCCCGAGTCCCCAGACGCAGGCAACTGTTGCAGGCGGAGcgccgcttcctcgtctgcctctgcgttgtcgcctgccgcctctgcctctgggGGGTCTGTGGGCGACACGACGCCGTTCGGAAGGCGTTCATGGCCTGGCGGCGAAAGCGATGGAAGCTGGCAGTTGGAGACAGCAGATGATGCGCACTCGGCGTCGTATCCCAGTCGCCTGTCCAGgaatctctcttcttctgccgacgaagagacggATGCGTCGCTCCTACGGGCCAGACAGCCCTCCACTCAACCTCTCTTTTGGATGTCTCTTGCTGGGTTGTGGCCTTGGACGACCCCCTCCAAGGAAGCAAACGACGCCAATGACCCTCCACTTCCGGTGTCGCTTCCAGGTTCGGAGCAGACGCGTCGGCTCGACACGAAGGCTCGCCTGCAACGACCTGGTGTTCAGCCTCATCGAGTGCCCTGCACTTCGAGTGCAGCCGAGGCTTGTCTGGGGACCTCCCGGACCGTTTTGGAGAACTGCAGGGCATTGTTTCGCGAAGCGACGCAGGGCGCGAAGGACGAGTGGAAAGCTGATTTCGAGGACGGCGACCCGGTCCGCCTCTGCTCAGGAGTGGATGATGACTCCAGCGCCTACCCTCCAGACTGCAGGGCTACTTGGCATCCGACCTGCAGCCGAGTCTTCGCG GCCATCAATCGTAGGGGCTTCGGGATTTTCGCCGTGGATGAATTCTGCCAGCGCAACCGTTGCGATCCCCGCACCCGTTATATC GAGTTCGAAAACCCCCCTGACGCGGATTTTTCGTTCGTTCATTTTGTGCCTTTCTATG ATATGATAGTTGCTGCCAGCGACAACGGCAGTGTTTGGATTTGGACTCCTCAATGCTGCCAATCTGAGGCGAGCAGGCGTGACATATTTAAGAAGGCAGATGAGTCAGTCGAACTTTGTCCCTCCCTGTATTAG
- a CDS encoding hypothetical protein (encoded by transcript TGME49_217724), with amino-acid sequence MLRNRKRRTFIFRNLKGGTDTIYGTRIWVPGQTPRHVVEVHMRSPLFPQPLSLALTSCTDTGCSLSRWSVQRNPRRPLDRPFCESSQVESRVAEKVRRTLNLKCNNRIKYLPTCRWRL; translated from the exons ATGCTTCGGAATAGGAAGAGACGTACTTTCATTTTTCGAAATCTGAAGGGTGGAACTGACACGATTTATGGAACGCGTATATGGGTGCCAGGTCAAACTCCTAGGCATGTGGTAGAAGTACATATGCGCAGCCCCCTGTTCCCTCAACCTCTCTCGCTTGCGCTCACTTCGTGTACCGACACTGGTTGTTCGCTGTCACGATGGAGCGTCCAGAGAAATCCCCGACGCCCGCTGGATCGACCTTTCTGTGAATCTTCTCAGGTTGAATCTCGC GTTGCGGAGAAAGTACGTAGAACGCTGAACCTAAAGTGCAACAATCGTATAAAATATCTGCCAACATGTCGCTGGCGGCTCTGA
- a CDS encoding 3-ketoacyl-(acyl-carrier-protein) reductase (encoded by transcript TGME49_217740~Signal peptide predicted by SignalP 2.0 HMM (probability 0.994) with cleavage site probability 0.805 at residue 36) — METPVSVQTARRPSSSRSLNLLTLALSLFFAPTVSARLVASTAPASSFSGASGFLSPVPLGFSAAAPLRGASSRPIQAHGDGSAHSANALPSSSPSSFLRGQASDARPLSTTSCSAYKLTFGGPETGEKDGRVALVTGASRGIGKAIADALAEGGVSHLICVARQQAACDEAAADLRRRGFSASGHAVDVGDGPAVAALCEELLQQYPHIDILVNNAGITRDNLFIRMNEQEWNDVINTNLNSAFYFSSHIIKRMVKNRFGRIINISSVIGVGGNPGQANYAASKAGMIGLTRTLGKEYANRNITVNAIAPGFIRSAMTDKMPEEAKKHAMAQIPANRLGEPKDVAALAAFLASDQAGYITGKVIPVDGGMLFGGN; from the exons ATGGAGacacctgtctccgtccaGACGGCCCGAAGGCCCTCTTCCTCCCGCTCCCTGAACCTGCTCACCCTCGccctgtcgctcttcttcgcaccAACTGTCTCCGCGCGCTTGGTTGCGTCTACagcgcctgcgtcttctttctctggcgCTTCAGGCTTCCTCTCACCCGtccctctcggcttctccgcgGCGGCGCCTCTCCGCGGAGCCTCCTCCCGGCCCATCCAAGCTCACGGTGACGGCTCCGCCCACTCCGCGAAcgcccttccttcttcttctccttcttctttccttcgagGCCAGGCCTCTGATGCGCGGCCGCTCTCGACGACGAGCTGCTCGGCGTACAAACTCACTTTCGGGGGACCtgaaacgggagagaaggacgggCGGGTGGCTCTAGTCACCGGTGCAAGTCGCGGCATCGGCAAGGCGATTGCAGACGCTCTCGCAGAAGGCGGAGTATCCCATCTCATCTGCGTCGCCAGACAACAA GCAGCCTGCGacgaggcggcggcggaTCTGCGGAGGCGCGGCTTCTCAGCGAGCGGCCATGCAGTCGATGTAGGCGACGGACCGGCCGTCGCCGCTCTCTGCGAAGAGTTACTCCAGCAGTATCCTCACATCGATATTCTGGTGAACAACGCAGGCATCACGCGCGACAATCTCTTCATTCGGATGAATGAGCAAGAGTGGAACGACGTCATCAACACCAACCTGAACTCGGCGTTCTACTTCTCGTCGCACATCATCAAACGCATGGTCAAAAACCG GTTCGGCCGCATCATCAACATTTCGTCGGTCATCGGCGTCGGCGGCAACCCAGGCCAGGCGAACTACGCAGCGTCGAAGGCAGGAATGATAGGCCTCACGCGAACTCTCGGCAAGGAGTACGCGAACCGGAACATCACCGTTAATGCCATTGCGCCGGGCTTCATTCGATCTGCGATGACCGACAAAATgcctgaagaagcgaag AAACATGCGATGGCGCAGATTCCAGCAAACCGCCTTGGAGAACCGAAAGAC GTCGCTGCCCTCGCCGCGTTCCTCGCCTCAGACCAAGCAGGATACATCACCGGGAAAGTCATTCCGGTGGACGGAGGCATGTTGTTTGGAGGCAACTGA
- a CDS encoding hypothetical protein (encoded by transcript TGME49_217728): protein MSVDRTEPCSYIDGRAQSANASLVETKGTQRGNPRCRVMPLLRTSQLQASVSVPDAFDDDEAVPLEQSRQRDAGRGRWCKSSGGFARLERDSSLRSTNSGGDIWSYSR from the exons ATGTCCGTGGATAGAACCGAGCCGTGTTCTTATATTGATGGGAGGGCGCAATCGGCCAACGCCAGTCTGGTTGAGACTAAGGGAACACAAAGGGGAAACCCACGGTGTCGCGTGAtgccgcttcttcgcacTTCACAACTTCAGGCT AGCGTAAGTGTCCCTGACGCATTTGACGACGACGAGGCCGTCCCACTTGAACAGTCTAGGCAGAGAGATGCGGGGAGAGGGCGATGGTGCAAATCTAGCGGTGGTTTTGCacgactggagagagacagcagtcTTCGGTCCACTAATTCGGGTGGTGACATTTGGTCCTACTCACGTTGA